Part of the Rhodocyclaceae bacterium genome is shown below.
GCCTGGGCTCAGTCGTCGCCGGAGGCCTGGCCCTCGCGACCGGTACGCTTGGTCGTGCCCTACGCGGCGGGTGGTGCGACCGACGTGCTCGGCCGGCTGTTCGCGGCG
Proteins encoded:
- a CDS encoding tripartite tricarboxylate transporter substrate binding protein encodes the protein MVVTGPAWAQSSPEAWPSRPVRLVVPYAAGGATDVLGRLFAA